In Bacillus rossius redtenbacheri isolate Brsri chromosome 15, Brsri_v3, whole genome shotgun sequence, one genomic interval encodes:
- the LOC134539439 gene encoding serine/arginine repetitive matrix protein 2-like isoform X2: MAMSSGKVSLGEEEEEEDVEALRLAALRTLHSRKAAAPAFPGHVPGMFRVPPPPPPRRGHAMHPKRNLNGVPPKMGGLFRRHRINSNLISIVPISDEPSPAAIEAPPAPKLVLPQDRYCRTPDVETRSKTSVPTKFSRYDDSDSDSSAESDEESDNSRSRKRRRNELDSGGGIKEEPLDEKIMPTSEDTPTPDVEHLQTSKFPVAEEAYNKTVKHVCAAVGVTHEVKAVEEQEVSLELLMQQLNEAIGDGQSSVKVESAVTKQTPHLAPNTVLPTSPVTRVTPYIVKKQEPTPASIPRELNGDSRFVGSAPATIQGVNCFKSEKVPQVASSSGANVSLNTEGNMLPLENVVSHPRVYHSSPNLKLQFSGKPRSPQYCNPRSPNKEMSPRRARRVSQSPPREQSPPGARYSESKARRPMSPKFRQVSPKRSLSPVRRRSPSPQRFRSPTSESRRASSPRRSLSPRPAKSPRRYSPARQRSVSPHRYASPVRRHSRSPRKQRSVSPPRHCSRSPRRHHSPSPIRLRRSSSPNRRRSLSPRRRSQVSPQSPRRQLSPVRRPYSPPPRQPALVRRQRSSSLRGNSLSPCRLRSPSPLRQRFLSPRRQRSPSPSLRRLSPPRRLRSPLRRLGSHSPLHRLGSRSPLLLRRRSSRSPLRRLNSRSPSPRLQHPLFPAHNASPRRLRSPSPRRPSPRQRSPSPFRARSRSQSPCRDCARSPCRKHSSFPRKRSASPCRLHSPMSRKQQSPLPRRKQSPPSQKLVSSPPFRKHMKSPQRAQSPPLLKTSDFGMHQQPHPAILLSAAPSKLSPLLQRRNPSPPARAASPVSRSQSNKRWSSRSPSLSPGRRKAAFESRSPVGPKRFSPRRRVSRSPSQSTNDKISPVKEQVPEKSKSPFSRKCSTSPNAKTRNNSPHTKRTKRSRSPLRDRKRSKGQVRSRNRDDRQFKVQKPKSVEREKTSRKRSLSSNSKSSNHSSSLSLSPSPERSDVPTSPIRITNKYQAVNHRAAVNQGSFRNRVGTAKDSEKKTNRREREAVDLNKKLSKRRSSSRSPAKTGETNFDGKSHQPKHSSGSRRHRAPSAKARPVDVDPVVEARKRKFESACAIDPNKKKIRLKSRTEEKENVLEPAKEDSRKVSVWSPGEDVLQPGQETASPAKKVEKSDWDDIEEMDDRIQELEKKVNLWSSDESDFECRNTDVPKGAERHTPDTDDGSSTKKPDQAAPERSEDNASDTDRPEKRDRSKQKTEEARSGHRARRGQRPGSQDAPAPPSPDLDGRRTGSEQDLRAELSRRRAERLTKAGSVHKSLPARLVQSAFQSVVGSKALRKIEKEDEERRKKLEALKAERAEKPRRVTLLKKTDVEEDVSYFNITFSKGSKHAQRSPSPVKVPVQMRLGIPVAAGNSRRRRDKGLSASRKRSRRKSKRNAMLSGMEQV, translated from the exons GGCGTTCCCCCGAAGATGGGCGGACTGTTCCGGAGGCACAGGATAAACTCGAACCTGATCTCCATAGTGCCGATCAGCGACGAGCCGAGCCCGGCGGCGATCGAGGCGCCCCCGGCCCCCAAGCTGGTGCTCCCCCAGGACAGGTACTGCCGGACGCCCGACGTGGAGACCCGGTCCAAGACGTCAG TGCCGACCAAGTTCAGCCGGTACGACGACTCCGACTCTGATTCGTCAGCCGAAAGCGACGAGGAAAGCGACAACAGCAGGTCCCGGAAGCGAAGAAGAAATGAATTGGACTCGGGAGGAGGCATCAAGGAAGAGCCATTGGATGAGAAAATTATGCCAACAAGTGAAGACACACCGACACCTGACGTTGAACATTTACAAACTTCTAAATTCCCAGTGGCTGAAGAAGCTTATAATAAAACAGTGAAACATGTGTGTGCTGCAGTTGGTGTTACTCATGAAGTGAAAGCTGTGGAAGAACAGGAAGTAAGTTTGGAACTGTTGATGCAGCAGTTGAATGAAGCGATTGGTGACGGCCAGTCTAGCGTGAAGGTAGAGTCGGCAGTTACTAAGCAGACGCCTCATTTGGCCCCAAATACTGTTTTACCAACTTCACCCGTCACTAGAGTTACACCTTACATTGTGAAAAAACAAGAACCTACTCCTGCAAGTATTCCACGTGAATTGAACGGTGACTCTAGATTTGTGGGGAGTGCACCTGCCACTATCCAAGGAGTTAATTGCTTCAAGAGTGAAAAGGTACCTCAGGTAGCAAGTTCGTCAGGAGCAAACGTGTCTCTCAACACAGAAGGCAACATGTTGCCATTGGAGAACGTTGTTTCTCATCCTAGAGTGTACCACAGCAGTCCTAACCTGAAGCTCCAGTTTTCTGGAAAGCCGAGGTCACCACAGTACTGTAACCCTCGGTCACCCAACAAGGAAATGTCTCCGAGACGTGCGAGACGGGTCTCACAGTCACCCCCGAGGGAGCAGTCTCCTCCTGGTGCAAGATATTCAGAATCCAAAGCCAGGAGGCCTATGTCGCCAAAATTCAGACAAGTTTCACCAAAGAGATCTCTTTCTCCAGTTAGAAGGCGGTCGCCCAGTCCGCAGAGGTTCCGTTCTCCTACTTCTGAGTCACGGAGGGCTTCTTCTCCGAGACGTTCCTTGTCGCCCAGGCCTGCAAAGTCTCCTCGCAGGTACTCGCCGGCCAGACAGCGCTCCGTATCTCCTCACAGGTATGCCTCCCCCGTAAGAAGGCATTCTCGATCTCCACGCAAGCAGCGCTCTGTCTCGCCGCCCAGACATTGTTCCAGGTCCCCGCGCCGGCACCACTCTCCATCGCCAATCAGGTTGCGGAGATCCTCGTCTCCAAACAGAAGGCGCTCTCTGTCCCCACGCAGACGCAGCCAGGTGTCTCCTCAGTCTCCTCGAAGACAGTTGTCTCCCGTGCGCAGACCATACTCTCCCCCTCCGAGACAACCGGCACTCGTGCGCAGACAGCGTTCGTCATCTCTCCGCGGCAACTCCTTGTCTCCGTGCAGGCTGCGGTCCCCTTCACCGCTCAGACAGCGCTTCCTTTCCCCTCGCAGACAGCGCTCGCCTTCCCCGTCCCTGCGCAGGCTCTCTCCTCCGCGCAGGCTGCGTTCTCCTCTGCGTCGACTCGGCTCACATTCCCCTCTGCACAGGCTTGGTTCCCGGTCACCTCTGCTCTTGCGCCGGCGAAGTTCTCGTTCTCCTCTCCGCCGACTTAATTCCCGTTCGCCCTCCCCTCGACTGCAGCATCCTCTGTTCCCGGCCCATAACGCATCTCCTCGGAGGCTAAGGTCACCGTCGCCACGTAGGCCTTCTCCCAGACAACGCTCGCCGTCTCCTTTCAGAGCGCGGTCAAGGTCGCAGTCCCCGTGCAGAGACTGTGCTCGATCCCCATGCAGGAAGCACTCTTCTTTCCCGCGCAAGCGCTCGGCTTCACCTTGCCGTCTTCACTCCCCTATGTCACGTAAACAGCAGTCGCCTTTGCCGCGCAGGAAACAGTCCCCGCCGTCGCAGAAGCTGGTCTCTTCTCCTCCGTTCAGGAAACACATGAAGTCTCCGCAGAGGGCGCAGTCTCCTCCGTTGCTCAAAACCAGTGACTTTGGCATGCATCAGCAACCTCATCCTGCCATCTTGTTATCTGCTGCCCCGAGCAAGCTGTCACCGTTACTACAGCGTCGCAACCCATCCCCTCCGGCGCGCGCTGCTTCGCCAGTTTCCAGAAGCCAGTCTAACAAGAGGTGGTCCTCCAGATCCCCGTCGTTAAGTCCCGGTAGGCGGAAGGCGGCGTTTGAAAGCAGATCTCCAGTGGGACCCAAGAGGTTCTCTCCCAGAAGACGAGTGTCTCGTTCCCCCAGTCAAAGTACAAATGATAAGATATCTCCTGTAAAGGAGCAAGTTCCTGAGAAGAGCAAGTCTCCCTTCAGTAGAAAGTGTTCTACGTCGCCAAACGCCAAGACAAGAAACAATTCCCCGCACACAAAACGCACAAAGCGCTCCAGGTCTCCCTTGAGGGACAGGAAAAGGTCTAAAGGACAAGTGAGATCTAGGAACAGAGATGACAGGCAGTTCAAAGTACAAAAACCAAAATCTGTTGAGAGAGAAAAGACTTCTCGGAAGCGCTCTTTGTCGTCTAACTCAAAAAGTTCCAATCATTCTTCTAGTCTCAGCTTAAGTCCCTCTCCTGAACGGAGCGATGTGCCCACATCTCCGATACGCATTACAAACAAGTACCAAGCTGTTAACCACAGGGCAGCGGTGAACCAAGGCTCCTTCAGGAACAGGGTCGGTACGGCAAAAGACTCTGAGAAAAAAACCAACAGAAGAGAGCGAGAAGCTGTGGATCTGAACAAGAAGTTATCCAAAAGGAGAAGTTCATCTCGAAGTCCGGCGAAGACAGGGGAGACGAACTTTGACGGGAAATCTCACCAGCCGAAGCATTCGTCTGGCTCCAGGCGGCATCGCGCGCCGAGTGCGAAAGCGAGGCCGGTCGACGTCGATCCCGTGGTGGAGGCGAGGAAGCGGAAGTTCGAATCCGCGTGCGCGATAGACCCGAACAAGAAGAAGATCAGGCTGAAGAGCAGGACGGAGGAGAAGGAGAACGTGCTGGAGCCCGCGAAGGAAGACTCTAGGAAGGTGAGCGTCTGGTCGCCCGGCGAGGACGTGCTGCAGCCCGGCCAGGAGACGGCGAGCCCCGCCAAGAAGGTCGAGAAGAGCGACTGGGACGATATTGAAGAAATGGACGATCGGATCCAGGAGCTGGAGAAGAAAGTGAACTTGTGGTCCAGTGACGAAAGTGACTTCGAGTGCCGCAACACAGATGTTCCTAAG GGCGCTGAACGGCACACTCCTGACACGGACGACGGCAGCAGCACCAAGAAGCCTGACCAAGCTGCGCCCGAACGGAGCGAAGACAACGCTTCGGACACGGACAGACCCGAGAAGCGAGACAGAAGCAAACAGAAGACAG AGGAGGCGCGGAGTGGCCACCGCGCCCGCAGGGGGCAGAGGCCCGGCAGCCAGGACGCGCCCGCCCCGCCGTCGCCAGACCTCGACGGCCGCAGGACAGGCAGCGAGCAGGACCTGCGCGCGGAGCTCAGCCGGCGCCGCGCCGAGAGGCTCACCAAG GCGGGGTCGGTCCACAAGAGTCTCCCGGCCAGGCTGGTGCAGTCTGCCTTCCAGAGCGTGGTGGGGAG CAAAGCGCTGAGGAAAATTGAGAAGGAAGACGAGGAGAGAAGAAAGAAGTTGGAAGCTCTAAAAG CAGAACGAGCCGAGAAGCCACGGCGCGTCACACTTCTCAAGAAGACGGACGTCGAAGAGGACGTCTCTTACTTCAACATTACTTTCTCTAAAG GATCGAAGCACGCCCAGCGCTCGCCGTCCCCGGTGAAGGTGCCCGTGCAGATGAGGCTGGGCATCCCGGTCGCCGCCGGCAACTCGCGTCGCCGCCGGGACAAGGGCCTCTCCGCCTCGCGCAAGCGCTCTCGCAGGAAGTCAAAGCGCAATGCCATGCTCTCTGGCATGGAGCAG
- the LOC134539439 gene encoding serine/arginine repetitive matrix protein 2-like isoform X1, with amino-acid sequence MAMSSGKVSLGEEEEEEDVEALRLAALRTLHSRKAAAPAFPGHVPGMFRVPPPPPPRRGHAMHPKRNLNGVPPKMGGLFRRHRINSNLISIVPISDEPSPAAIEAPPAPKLVLPQDRYCRTPDVETRSKTSVPTKFSRYDDSDSDSSAESDEESDNSRSRKRRRNELDSGGGIKEEPLDEKIMPTSEDTPTPDVEHLQTSKFPVAEEAYNKTVKHVCAAVGVTHEVKAVEEQEVSLELLMQQLNEAIGDGQSSVKVESAVTKQTPHLAPNTVLPTSPVTRVTPYIVKKQEPTPASIPRELNGDSRFVGSAPATIQGVNCFKSEKVPQVASSSGANVSLNTEGNMLPLENVVSHPRVYHSSPNLKLQFSGKPRSPQYCNPRSPNKEMSPRRARRVSQSPPREQSPPGARYSESKARRPMSPKFRQVSPKRSLSPVRRRSPSPQRFRSPTSESRRASSPRRSLSPRPAKSPRRYSPARQRSVSPHRYASPVRRHSRSPRKQRSVSPPRHCSRSPRRHHSPSPIRLRRSSSPNRRRSLSPRRRSQVSPQSPRRQLSPVRRPYSPPPRQPALVRRQRSSSLRGNSLSPCRLRSPSPLRQRFLSPRRQRSPSPSLRRLSPPRRLRSPLRRLGSHSPLHRLGSRSPLLLRRRSSRSPLRRLNSRSPSPRLQHPLFPAHNASPRRLRSPSPRRPSPRQRSPSPFRARSRSQSPCRDCARSPCRKHSSFPRKRSASPCRLHSPMSRKQQSPLPRRKQSPPSQKLVSSPPFRKHMKSPQRAQSPPLLKTSDFGMHQQPHPAILLSAAPSKLSPLLQRRNPSPPARAASPVSRSQSNKRWSSRSPSLSPGRRKAAFESRSPVGPKRFSPRRRVSRSPSQSTNDKISPVKEQVPEKSKSPFSRKCSTSPNAKTRNNSPHTKRTKRSRSPLRDRKRSKGQVRSRNRDDRQFKVQKPKSVEREKTSRKRSLSSNSKSSNHSSSLSLSPSPERSDVPTSPIRITNKYQAVNHRAAVNQGSFRNRVGTAKDSEKKTNRREREAVDLNKKLSKRRSSSRSPAKTGETNFDGKSHQPKHSSGSRRHRAPSAKARPVDVDPVVEARKRKFESACAIDPNKKKIRLKSRTEEKENVLEPAKEDSRKVSVWSPGEDVLQPGQETASPAKKVEKSDWDDIEEMDDRIQELEKKVNLWSSDESDFECRNTDVPKGAERHTPDTDDGSSTKKPDQAAPERSEDNASDTDRPEKRDRSKQKTEEARSGHRARRGQRPGSQDAPAPPSPDLDGRRTGSEQDLRAELSRRRAERLTKAGSVHKSLPARLVQSAFQSVVGSKALRKIEKEDEERRKKLEALKAERAEKPRRVTLLKKTDVEEDVSYFNITFSKGSKHAQRSPSPVKVPVQMRLGIPVAAGNSRRRRDKGLSASRKRSRRKSKRNAMLSGMEQVTFNTFLLTAHVRVVQLFLFCVLPSLLCTCTRLCVERSALAVSVV; translated from the exons GGCGTTCCCCCGAAGATGGGCGGACTGTTCCGGAGGCACAGGATAAACTCGAACCTGATCTCCATAGTGCCGATCAGCGACGAGCCGAGCCCGGCGGCGATCGAGGCGCCCCCGGCCCCCAAGCTGGTGCTCCCCCAGGACAGGTACTGCCGGACGCCCGACGTGGAGACCCGGTCCAAGACGTCAG TGCCGACCAAGTTCAGCCGGTACGACGACTCCGACTCTGATTCGTCAGCCGAAAGCGACGAGGAAAGCGACAACAGCAGGTCCCGGAAGCGAAGAAGAAATGAATTGGACTCGGGAGGAGGCATCAAGGAAGAGCCATTGGATGAGAAAATTATGCCAACAAGTGAAGACACACCGACACCTGACGTTGAACATTTACAAACTTCTAAATTCCCAGTGGCTGAAGAAGCTTATAATAAAACAGTGAAACATGTGTGTGCTGCAGTTGGTGTTACTCATGAAGTGAAAGCTGTGGAAGAACAGGAAGTAAGTTTGGAACTGTTGATGCAGCAGTTGAATGAAGCGATTGGTGACGGCCAGTCTAGCGTGAAGGTAGAGTCGGCAGTTACTAAGCAGACGCCTCATTTGGCCCCAAATACTGTTTTACCAACTTCACCCGTCACTAGAGTTACACCTTACATTGTGAAAAAACAAGAACCTACTCCTGCAAGTATTCCACGTGAATTGAACGGTGACTCTAGATTTGTGGGGAGTGCACCTGCCACTATCCAAGGAGTTAATTGCTTCAAGAGTGAAAAGGTACCTCAGGTAGCAAGTTCGTCAGGAGCAAACGTGTCTCTCAACACAGAAGGCAACATGTTGCCATTGGAGAACGTTGTTTCTCATCCTAGAGTGTACCACAGCAGTCCTAACCTGAAGCTCCAGTTTTCTGGAAAGCCGAGGTCACCACAGTACTGTAACCCTCGGTCACCCAACAAGGAAATGTCTCCGAGACGTGCGAGACGGGTCTCACAGTCACCCCCGAGGGAGCAGTCTCCTCCTGGTGCAAGATATTCAGAATCCAAAGCCAGGAGGCCTATGTCGCCAAAATTCAGACAAGTTTCACCAAAGAGATCTCTTTCTCCAGTTAGAAGGCGGTCGCCCAGTCCGCAGAGGTTCCGTTCTCCTACTTCTGAGTCACGGAGGGCTTCTTCTCCGAGACGTTCCTTGTCGCCCAGGCCTGCAAAGTCTCCTCGCAGGTACTCGCCGGCCAGACAGCGCTCCGTATCTCCTCACAGGTATGCCTCCCCCGTAAGAAGGCATTCTCGATCTCCACGCAAGCAGCGCTCTGTCTCGCCGCCCAGACATTGTTCCAGGTCCCCGCGCCGGCACCACTCTCCATCGCCAATCAGGTTGCGGAGATCCTCGTCTCCAAACAGAAGGCGCTCTCTGTCCCCACGCAGACGCAGCCAGGTGTCTCCTCAGTCTCCTCGAAGACAGTTGTCTCCCGTGCGCAGACCATACTCTCCCCCTCCGAGACAACCGGCACTCGTGCGCAGACAGCGTTCGTCATCTCTCCGCGGCAACTCCTTGTCTCCGTGCAGGCTGCGGTCCCCTTCACCGCTCAGACAGCGCTTCCTTTCCCCTCGCAGACAGCGCTCGCCTTCCCCGTCCCTGCGCAGGCTCTCTCCTCCGCGCAGGCTGCGTTCTCCTCTGCGTCGACTCGGCTCACATTCCCCTCTGCACAGGCTTGGTTCCCGGTCACCTCTGCTCTTGCGCCGGCGAAGTTCTCGTTCTCCTCTCCGCCGACTTAATTCCCGTTCGCCCTCCCCTCGACTGCAGCATCCTCTGTTCCCGGCCCATAACGCATCTCCTCGGAGGCTAAGGTCACCGTCGCCACGTAGGCCTTCTCCCAGACAACGCTCGCCGTCTCCTTTCAGAGCGCGGTCAAGGTCGCAGTCCCCGTGCAGAGACTGTGCTCGATCCCCATGCAGGAAGCACTCTTCTTTCCCGCGCAAGCGCTCGGCTTCACCTTGCCGTCTTCACTCCCCTATGTCACGTAAACAGCAGTCGCCTTTGCCGCGCAGGAAACAGTCCCCGCCGTCGCAGAAGCTGGTCTCTTCTCCTCCGTTCAGGAAACACATGAAGTCTCCGCAGAGGGCGCAGTCTCCTCCGTTGCTCAAAACCAGTGACTTTGGCATGCATCAGCAACCTCATCCTGCCATCTTGTTATCTGCTGCCCCGAGCAAGCTGTCACCGTTACTACAGCGTCGCAACCCATCCCCTCCGGCGCGCGCTGCTTCGCCAGTTTCCAGAAGCCAGTCTAACAAGAGGTGGTCCTCCAGATCCCCGTCGTTAAGTCCCGGTAGGCGGAAGGCGGCGTTTGAAAGCAGATCTCCAGTGGGACCCAAGAGGTTCTCTCCCAGAAGACGAGTGTCTCGTTCCCCCAGTCAAAGTACAAATGATAAGATATCTCCTGTAAAGGAGCAAGTTCCTGAGAAGAGCAAGTCTCCCTTCAGTAGAAAGTGTTCTACGTCGCCAAACGCCAAGACAAGAAACAATTCCCCGCACACAAAACGCACAAAGCGCTCCAGGTCTCCCTTGAGGGACAGGAAAAGGTCTAAAGGACAAGTGAGATCTAGGAACAGAGATGACAGGCAGTTCAAAGTACAAAAACCAAAATCTGTTGAGAGAGAAAAGACTTCTCGGAAGCGCTCTTTGTCGTCTAACTCAAAAAGTTCCAATCATTCTTCTAGTCTCAGCTTAAGTCCCTCTCCTGAACGGAGCGATGTGCCCACATCTCCGATACGCATTACAAACAAGTACCAAGCTGTTAACCACAGGGCAGCGGTGAACCAAGGCTCCTTCAGGAACAGGGTCGGTACGGCAAAAGACTCTGAGAAAAAAACCAACAGAAGAGAGCGAGAAGCTGTGGATCTGAACAAGAAGTTATCCAAAAGGAGAAGTTCATCTCGAAGTCCGGCGAAGACAGGGGAGACGAACTTTGACGGGAAATCTCACCAGCCGAAGCATTCGTCTGGCTCCAGGCGGCATCGCGCGCCGAGTGCGAAAGCGAGGCCGGTCGACGTCGATCCCGTGGTGGAGGCGAGGAAGCGGAAGTTCGAATCCGCGTGCGCGATAGACCCGAACAAGAAGAAGATCAGGCTGAAGAGCAGGACGGAGGAGAAGGAGAACGTGCTGGAGCCCGCGAAGGAAGACTCTAGGAAGGTGAGCGTCTGGTCGCCCGGCGAGGACGTGCTGCAGCCCGGCCAGGAGACGGCGAGCCCCGCCAAGAAGGTCGAGAAGAGCGACTGGGACGATATTGAAGAAATGGACGATCGGATCCAGGAGCTGGAGAAGAAAGTGAACTTGTGGTCCAGTGACGAAAGTGACTTCGAGTGCCGCAACACAGATGTTCCTAAG GGCGCTGAACGGCACACTCCTGACACGGACGACGGCAGCAGCACCAAGAAGCCTGACCAAGCTGCGCCCGAACGGAGCGAAGACAACGCTTCGGACACGGACAGACCCGAGAAGCGAGACAGAAGCAAACAGAAGACAG AGGAGGCGCGGAGTGGCCACCGCGCCCGCAGGGGGCAGAGGCCCGGCAGCCAGGACGCGCCCGCCCCGCCGTCGCCAGACCTCGACGGCCGCAGGACAGGCAGCGAGCAGGACCTGCGCGCGGAGCTCAGCCGGCGCCGCGCCGAGAGGCTCACCAAG GCGGGGTCGGTCCACAAGAGTCTCCCGGCCAGGCTGGTGCAGTCTGCCTTCCAGAGCGTGGTGGGGAG CAAAGCGCTGAGGAAAATTGAGAAGGAAGACGAGGAGAGAAGAAAGAAGTTGGAAGCTCTAAAAG CAGAACGAGCCGAGAAGCCACGGCGCGTCACACTTCTCAAGAAGACGGACGTCGAAGAGGACGTCTCTTACTTCAACATTACTTTCTCTAAAG GATCGAAGCACGCCCAGCGCTCGCCGTCCCCGGTGAAGGTGCCCGTGCAGATGAGGCTGGGCATCCCGGTCGCCGCCGGCAACTCGCGTCGCCGCCGGGACAAGGGCCTCTCCGCCTCGCGCAAGCGCTCTCGCAGGAAGTCAAAGCGCAATGCCATGCTCTCTGGCATGGAGCAGGTAACGTTCAACACTTTCCTCTTGACCGCGCACGTTCGCGTTGTGCAGTTGTTTCTCTTCTGCGTGCTGCCCTCGTTGCTTTGTACCTGTACTCGACTCTGTGTCGAGAGAAGTGCATTAGCTGTTAGTGTAGTTTAG